In one Choloepus didactylus isolate mChoDid1 chromosome 1, mChoDid1.pri, whole genome shotgun sequence genomic region, the following are encoded:
- the C1H3orf62 gene encoding uncharacterized protein C3orf62 homolog, which yields MSPRCWVRARPRGAGREAEPGSRRAGAGLGVEAGRPGAPAVGSRVPPGERWPTSACTGRKAPGVWGPLLSACNLGQLECFVRSDSDHLVCNVIILVLLCAFSIYYIIKTWSLLGKMSEKLRRCRKELTAAIERAFEGVSHSQECTGQQRQELDATPLSFPFPVHKLLCRRHPLATCSSAAPFAPVPCAPENESPALAPNHAPINAKPHALCPQRKPLTSKENVLMHSSVLVPERQFWRAAGDGENWRKENLRKDMERDLKFDSNMPLNSSSREVTKDLLDMIDHTSIRTIEELAGKLEFENELNRVCGRCEDSPFKEEAWALLVDESPQKPSDDHPGGLKQAFDDHNIVETVLDLEEDYNLMTSFKYQIE from the exons ATGTCGCCGCGCTGCTGGGTGAGGGCGCGGccgcggggcgcggggcgggaGGCTGAGCCGGGATCGCGGCGGGCAGGGGCGGGGCTGGGAGTCGAGGCGGGGCGTCCTGGGGCTCCCGCTGTTGGATCGCGGGTTCCGCCCGGAGAAAGGTGGCCGACGTCCGCCTGCACGGGGAGAAAGGCGCCTGGGGTGTGGGGACCCCTACTGTCCGCCTGTAACCTGGGTCAGCTCGAGTGCTTTGTTCGGAGTGATTCTGACCACCTCGTTTGTAACGTGATCATTCTCGTGTTGCTTTGTGCATTTTCAATATATTACATAATAAAGACATGGTCGCTTTTAGGGAAAATGTCTGAAAAGCTAAGAAGATGCAGGAAGGAGCTGACTGCAGCCATTGAGCGGGCCTTTGAAGGAGTCAGTCATTCCCAGGAGTGCACAGGTCAGCAGAGGCAGGAACTGGATGCCACGCcactttccttccccttccctgtgCATAAGCTCCTCTGCAGAAGACATCCGCTGGCCACCTGCTCCTCTGCTGCTCCATTTGCGCCGGTCCCATGTGCTCCTGAGAACGAGAGCCCTGCCCTTGCACCAAACCATGCCCCAATAAATGCAAAACCACATGCTTTATGCCCTCAAAGAAAACCTCTGACCAGCAAGGAAAACGTATTGATGCATTCCTCCGTTTTGGTACCTGAAAGGCAGTTTTGGAGAGCTGCAGGAGATGGGGAaaactggagaaaagaaaatttaag GAAAGATATGGAGAGAGATTTGAAGTTTGACTCAAATATGCCACTTAACAGTTCTAGCCGAGAGGTCACAAAGGATCTGCTTGATATGATCG ACCATACAAGCATCCGAACTATTGAAGAATTGGCTGGAAAACTAGAATTTGAAAACGAGTTGAACCGAGTATGTGGTCGCTGTGAAGACTCACCCTTCAAGGAGGAAGCCTGGGCCCTCCTCGTGGATGAGAGCCCTCAAAAGCCCTCAGATGATCACCCTGGTGGCCTTAAGCAGGCTTTTGATGATCATAATATTGTTGAGACTGTCCTGGATCTAGAAGAGGACTACAATTTGATGACCTCTTTTAAATACCAAATTGAGTAA